TATCCGCTATCCTAACCATTTATTTTTGGAGCTGAACTACCAGACTATTTATCCAAATAAATCAATCTTACTAAAATTTTATAACACCTTTTATGTAAAACAGAAATATAAAACCTCCAAATGGAGGTTTTTTTTATGATTTGTAATTTAAGATTATGTTTAGTAGGTATATTGTTTAAAATACAATTTTTTATATCCTTAAAAATCATTAAATTTGTATCCAAGTGAATACAAAAAGAAATGTACTTTATTGAAAAAACTACTGATTTTGATAAATGGTTTCGTAAGTTAAAAGACTTACGAGCAAAGGCTAAAATTTTAGTTAGAATTCAAAAATTAGAAAAAGAAGAACACTTTGGAGATTGTGAACCTGTTGGCAATGGAATTCGAGAATTATAGATCAACTATGCTAAAGGATATAGAGTGTATTTCAAAGAAATGGATGGTAAAATAGTAATTCTGCTTATCGGAGGAGATAAATCTACTCAACAAAAAGATATTGAGAAAGCTAAAGAAATATGGGATAAATTAAAAAAATAAAGAAACATGGAAACATCAAAATTTGATATAGCCGATTATTTAGATAGTAATGAAATGATTGCTGAATACTTAAATGCAGTCTTAGAAGATGGTAATGAAAATGAAATCATCACTGCTATTGGAAACATTGCAAAAGCAATTGGAATGACTAAAATAGCAGAAGAAACAGGTC
This portion of the Empedobacter stercoris genome encodes:
- a CDS encoding type II toxin-antitoxin system RelE/ParE family toxin, which encodes MYFIEKTTDFDKWFRKLKDLRAKAKILVRIQKLEKEEHFGDCEPVGNGIREL
- a CDS encoding addiction module antidote protein — encoded protein: METSKFDIADYLDSNEMIAEYLNAVLEDGNENEIITAIGNIAKAIGMTKIAEETGLSRPSLYKALSDGSKPQFGTIMKVLKAVGGQIQVNPVQA